The following coding sequences lie in one Apium graveolens cultivar Ventura chromosome 1, ASM990537v1, whole genome shotgun sequence genomic window:
- the LOC141668706 gene encoding uncharacterized protein LOC141668706, which yields MANNLNNFSVRSVLKKDKLTGTNFLDSKRNLRKVLRKERKLNFIDVPRPRLLVEGATRVQQAAYQKYIDDDTNVTCLMLATMSPERQKQHERMDAYIMIEHLKRMFEGEARQERFDTSKALYACKQGDRDPVGPHVLKMIGYMEYLATPCFAIVPKTQIDLILQYLNNNYAQFVMNYNMNEIEKTPTELLVMLKLLRPKFRRRPLLP from the coding sequence ATGGCAAACAACTTAAACAACTTCTCTGTGAGATCAGTCCTtaagaaggacaagctgacaggaacaaacttccttgattCGAAAAGGAACTTGAGGAAAGTCCTCCGGAAGGAGCGAAAGCTCAATTTCATTGATGTTCCTCGCCCTAGACTTCTTGTTGAAGGTGCAACACGTGTTCAACAGGCTGCTTATCAGAAGTATATAGATGATGACACGAATGTCACTTGTTTGATGCTAGCGACTATGAGTCCCGAGCGTCAGAAGCAACATGAGCGTATGGATGCTTATATCATGATTGAGCAtcttaaacgtatgtttgaaggagAGGCTCGTCAAGAGAGGTTTGATACAAGTAAAGCTTTATATGCATGTAAACAGGGTGatcgtgatccggttggaccgcatgtttTGAAGATGATTGGATATATGGAGTACCTTGCTACTCCGTGTTTCGCGATAGTTCCGAAAACCCAGATAGATCTAATTTTACAATATTTGAACAACAACTATGCTCAGTTTGTAATGAATTACAACATGAATGAGATAGAAAAGACACCTACCGAATTGTTGGTTATGTTAAAACTGTTGAGACCAAAATTCAGAAGGCGTCCCCTGCTCCCATAA